ACCTCAAGTACGACATCGAGGTGCCCGACGGGCTGGAGGTGCTGCGCAGCGCGTTCGAGGACGCGCTGGGGCGCAAGCGCCCGGTGTGGATCGCCGCCAGCACCCACGAGGGCGAGGAGGAGGCGGTGCTGGCCCTGCACCGGCGCCTGCAGGCGCGCTGGCCGGACTTGCTGCTGGTGTGGGCGCCGCGCCATCCCGAGCGGTTCCCGCGGGCGCAGGCGGCGGCCGTCGCCGCGGGCTGGAAGGTCGGCACCCGCAGCCGCGATGGCTGGCCCGGCGCCGACGACCAGGTGTTCCTGGTCGATACCCTGGGCGAGCTGATGGCGTTCTACGCCTGCGCCGACGTGGCCTTCGTCGGTGGCAGCCTGCAGCCGATCGGCGGCCACAACCTGCTGGAGCCGGCGGCGGTGGGCACGGCGGTGGTCACCGGTCCGCACCTGCACAACTTCGTCGACATCTCCAGGCGCCTGGACGAGGCCGGTGCCCTGCGCGTGGGCCAGGACCTGGACGGAGTCGGCGACGCTTTGGAGACACTGCTGGCCGATCCGCAGGCGCGCGAGGAGATGGTCGCCGCCGGGCTCGCCCTGGTCGACCAGGGCCGCGGTGCGCTGCGCCGGACCCTGGAGCTGATCGCCCCGGACCTGCCGGAACCCGACCCGGTCGAGGAGTGAGAGGGCCCCGAGCCATCCGCAAACGCTGCAAAGAAAAAGGCCGCCCACCGGGCGGCCTTTTCCGTGTCGCGGGATGCGTGGCGCTTACTGGCGCAGCACCGACGGATCCTGCAGCTGGGCCTCGGCGTCGACGCTCAGCAGGGCGTTGACCTGGCGCAGCGAGTCCACGTCCAGCTCGCCGGTTGCCTGCGACAGCAGCAGGCGGTTGAGCAGGAAGTTGTACTTGGAGCGGGCGTACTCGACCTGGGCCTGGAACAGCGTGCGCTGGTTCTGCACCACGTCCAGCACGGTGCGGGTACCGACTTCCAGGCCGACCTGCGAGGCCTCCAGCGCGCTCTGCGCCGAGACCACGGCCAGGCGGCGGGCCTCGACCTCGCTCACGCCGGCGACCAGGGCCTGGTAGAGGTTGCGGGTGTTGCGGTCCAGGGCGCGGCGCTGCTGCTCGAACTGGTCCTGGGCGATATCGCGCTGGGCCACGGCCTGGCGCACGCGCGACTGCGTCGCGCCGCCGGAGAAGATCGGCACCGACAGGGTCAGGCCGATGCTGCTGCCGGTGCTCTGGCCGGTACCGCCGCCGTCCTCGGAGGCGATGGAATCACCCCAGGTGGCGCCCTTGCTCCAGCCGCCGCTCAGCGAAA
This genomic interval from Pseudoxanthomonas suwonensis 11-1 contains the following:
- the waaA gene encoding lipid IV(A) 3-deoxy-D-manno-octulosonic acid transferase, producing MSTPFPPKEPGERLVRWLYSLALYLLSPFTLYHLVSRGFRVREYFRRWDERYGAYSTEQGRPCVWLHAVSVGEVNAAAPLVNALLRQNKGTRWVITTITPTGSQRVRSLWGGRVDHVYLPYDLPGSVDRFLQHFRPTVALIMETELWPNMLFGCRDHRIPVYIINARLSARSLRGYRLLRPLLGRALRTVRCVAAQSVTDGRRFQVLGAEPAQIQVLGNLKYDIEVPDGLEVLRSAFEDALGRKRPVWIAASTHEGEEEAVLALHRRLQARWPDLLLVWAPRHPERFPRAQAAAVAAGWKVGTRSRDGWPGADDQVFLVDTLGELMAFYACADVAFVGGSLQPIGGHNLLEPAAVGTAVVTGPHLHNFVDISRRLDEAGALRVGQDLDGVGDALETLLADPQAREEMVAAGLALVDQGRGALRRTLELIAPDLPEPDPVEE